A stretch of DNA from Synechococcus sp. JA-3-3Ab:
GAGAGCAGAGGCACCGGGTTGGCGCCCCTGTCTTTGCTGGGCTTTGGCTGTGTCGCTTTGGGTGTGTGGTGTGGACATCTCCCTAGATCGACTCTGGGACGAAGCTTTGGGGCATCTACAGGTGCAGCTCAGCCGTCCAACTTTTGAGGCTTGGATCAAGACGGCGCGAGCTGAATCCTTGGTGGACAACCGCCTCACCATCTCCACTCCTAGCGAATGGGCGCGGGGCTGGCTGCAAAAGCACTACGCCTCCACCATCACCGAGGTGGTGCAGCGGGTGGCCGGAATCCCTTTGCAAGTGGAGTTTTCCGTCGCTCCCCAGGCTTTGGTCGAGGAAGAAGCTCCTTCAACGGCTGTGGCCTCAACCTCCCGCAAGGCCGGCAGTTTTCCTGCTTCCGCCCCCTTGGGGCTGGAGGTGAGCGGCAGCCTGCCCATGCGAGCCCCGGATCTCAACCCCAAGTATTCCTTCTCGCGGTTTGTGGTCGGCCCCAACAACCGCATGGCCCATGCAGCGGCTCTGGCCGTGGCCGACAAGCCTGGGCGGGCCTACAATCCCTTGTTTCTCTGCGGCGGGGTAGGGCTGGGCAAAACCCACCTGATGCAGGCCATCGGCCACTACCAACTGGAGGCGAATCCGCGGGCCAAGGTCTTTTACGTGTCCACCGAGCGCTTTACCAACGATTTAATCGATGCCATCCGGCGAGACAGCATGCAGTCTTTCCGGGAGCACTATCGAGATGTGGATATTTTATTGGTGGACGACATTCAATTTATCGAAGGCAAAGAGTACACCCAAGAGGAGTTTTTCCACACCTTCAATACGTTGCACGAGTCGGGCAAACAAATCGTGCTAGCTGCCGACCGCTCCCCTCACCTCATCCCTCGGCTGCAGGAGCGGCTCTGTTCTCGGTTTTCGATGGGCTTGATTGCGGAAATTCAGCCGCCGGACATCGAGACCCGCATGGCCATTCTCAAGAAAAAAGCCGAGTACGAGGGGATGATCCTACCGCCTGAGGTGATCGAATACATTGCTACCACCTACACCAGCAACATTCGCGAGCTGGAGGGCGCCCTCATCCGTGCCGTTGCCTACGTCTCCATTTCTGGCCTGCCGATGAGTGTGGAGACGATTCAGCCCATTCTCAACCCCCCCAGCGAGCCCAAGGAGATCACGCCCGACATGATTATTGACGTGGTCTGTGAAGAATTCGGCGTCGACCGAGAAAGCTTATTGGGATCCTCTCGCAAGCGGGACATCAGCCAGGCGCGGCAAATTGCCATGTTTTTGATGCGTCACCATACCAATCTTAGCTTGCCCAAAATTGGCGATTACTTTGGCGGGAAAGATCACACCACCGTTCTCTATAGCTGTGAAAAAGTTAGCCAGTTGCAGCGGGAAAATCTGCAATTTGAGCGGCAACTGCAAAACCTGGCCCAGCGGCTGCGAGTCATGGCCAACAGCCGAAACCGCTAGTCTTTGCCTTGCCATTGTTGAACCGTCCTTGGGGTGTCATCCTACGCTGCTGAGAGCCGCGGCGCCCGCGAGCTGGCGTGAAAGCTCCTATTGGAAGCAGCTACAGTTAAGGACGGGAGGGGCGGGGGTTGCAGGTGGTAGGGCAATCTGGCAAAGGACTTTGCTTGGGTATGCTGCTCCTTGGGGCTGGGCTGATGCCAGCATGGCCGGCCTGGGCCCATTCGACCCAAGCGGGCCGCAAGGAAGCAGATCCGCGGCCAACCGCGCTCTCAGGCGTTTTAGATCTGGGGCTGGATAGCCAAATTGTGGAGGATAGCCCCGTGTTGCGCCGCTGGCTGCAAAGTCCGCCCAATCTCCTGGAAGAAATCCGCAATACTCCCGTCTTGCCCACCCGTTTGCAGGCGGGTTTCGAGTCGGCTTCTGAGTGGCGAATCAGCCTGCAGGACTTGCGCCTGGGAGATCGCCTCACCCTCAGCGGCGACTATCGCCAATCTTCTGAGAACCCAGAAATCCGCCAGTACGGGTCAGAGGTGCGCTACTTTCTCGCCCCTATGGGCTCCCGCTTGAACCTGGCCCCCCAACTGGGCTATCGAGCCTTGGAAGAAAAAAACCGCCGCCTCAGCGGGGTGAGCTATGGGGCCTTTGTTGTTTTGGCCCTGGCTCCCGGAGCCGCCGACTTGACTGGCAGCTACACTTGGGTGGCCCCGCAGGAGCCGGAAGAAGGACAGGCCACCCTAGCGGAGATCACCGCCGCCTACGCCATTAGCCCTTCCCTTCGTCTTGCTGCCCGCTACAGCCTGCGCCACTCCACCTTGGCGCGGGAATCCAGCTTTGGCGTTGGCCTGGAGTGGATCCCCTAGAGGCGCACTGCCTGCACAAAAACCACCCAGCCGAAGCTGAGATAGCGCTCCAAGCGCAACCCCACCTGGGCAAAGTGCCAGCGCAACTGGTCTGCGGAGAAAAAGCGAAGGCCGGTCGCCTCCAGCAACTGCTGCACCCTCTGCCCCCATCCCTGCACCTGCTGGCTGTGCATCGAGACAAACACCCCTCCCGGTTTCAAAACACGGGCCACTTCCCGCAGACAGGGATCCAACGGCACCTCGTTCAGGGTGGCGCCGCTGATCACCGCCCCAAAGGCTCCAGAGGCCAGGGGAAGCTGCTCCGCCCGGGCTCGCACCAGGCTGTAGCGCTGCCAGTGGGGCTGGGCCTGCTGGGCCGCCTCCGCCAGCACTCCCGTCGCGTTGTCTAGGCCGATCACCGTCCGCTGCGGATCCCTGGCCAAGAGGAGGCGGCTCCAGTACCCCCCTGCCGTGCCCAAATCCAAGACGGGATCTGCCTCCCCCACCAGTTCCGCCAGCAATTGGCCTTCCCGCTCGCTGCCGAAACGCTCCCCCGACAACAGCGACAGCGCCCAAGGCCGCCAGAGGCGATCGTAGCCCCAGGCAAACCCGGGCAGATGGGCAATGGCCTGAGCGGGAGTGAGCGGCAAGTCCCGCGCGGCGGCCAAAAAATCCACCGCTCCAAAGGCGGTGATGGGGTAGATCTGGCCGCAACGGGGACAGTAAACCCGATCCGCCGCGGCTCCCGGCTCACGTCCCGGTGGCAGGTTCAGCCCTTCCTGACCACAGCTCAGGCAGCGGTAGAGGTGAACCGGCAAGGCAGAGAGAGAAGAGAGCATGACACAACCTGACGACAGCCGCAAAACAAAAGGGCAGTTGCCGGGCGCCGGCCCCAACAACCACCCTCCCAGGTTAATCAATCCCGCAGCGAGAGGGGATCCCTCAAGCCGTCTTCGGGCTGGGCAAGCCGATCTTCTCGGGGATGGGCACGTATTCTGCCACAATGGCCCGAAACTCGTCCCCATCTAGGGTTTCCCGTTCCACCAGGGTGTCGGCCAGGCGATCCAGCAGCGCCCGGTGCTCCAGCAGGATTTGCTTCGCTCTTTGGTAGCAGCTCTCCAGGATTTGCCGCACCTGCCGGTCGATCTTGGCGGCCACATCTTCGGAGTACTCGACGCGGTTCATCCAGCCGCCGCCCAAAAAGATTTCGTTGTTGGGCGGATCCCACATCAGGGGCCCCAGCTCGGACATGCCAAAGCGGGTCACCATTTGCCGCACCAGGTTGGTGTTTTGCTGCAGGTCGTTGCTGGCCCCCGTCGTCACTTCCGAGTAGCCAAAGACGATCTCCTCCGCCGCCCGACCGCCAAAACCGACCACCACCCGATCCAACAGCCAGGCGCGGCTGTACATGCCGGAGTCGATCTGCTCCTCGTTGGGCAGTTGCTGGGCAAAGCCGCCGGCACCTCCGGAACGGGGGATGATCGTTACCTTGTTCAAGGGATCCGCATGGGGCAAGAGGGTCATCAACAGAGCATGGCCGCACTCGTGGTAGGCGATGAGGCGCTTGCTTTTGCCGTCTAATAGCGGCGGCTTGGTCAGGCCAATGGTGATGCGGTCGATGGCGTCGTCGATGTCCTGGTTGGTGATGGCTTTGTGCTGACGGCGGGCCGCCAGGATGGCCGCCTCGTTGAGCAGGTTGGCCAGATCGGCGCCGGCAAAGCCAGGGGTGCGGCGGGCAATGGCCTCCAGGCTGACCTCTTCTGCCAGCTTCTTGTTGCGGGCATGCACGCGCAAGATCTCGTAGCGCCCCTTGAAGCTGGGCCGATCCACGGTGATCTGGCGGTCGAAGCGTCCAGGCCGTAGGAGCGCCGCATCCAGCACATCCGGGCGGTTGGTTGCGGCAATAACAATTACCCCTGAGTTGCCCTCAAACCCATCCATTTCCGTAAGCAACTGGTTCAGGGTTTGCTCGCGCTCGTCGTTGCCGCCGCCAATGCCCGCTCCCCGCTGCCGGCCCACCGCGTCGATCTCGTCGATGAAGACGATGCAGGGAGCATTCTCCTTGGCCTTCTTAAAGAGATCCCGCACCCGCGAGGCCCCCACGCCGACGAACATCTCCACGAACTCGGAGCCAGAGAGGCTGAAAAAAGGCACTCCCGCCTCGCCAGCAATGGCTTTGGCCAAGAGGGTCTTACCCGTCCCCGGCGGCCCCACCAACAGCACGCCTTTGGGGATCTTGGCCCCTACGGCAGTGAAGCGCTCCGGCTTCTTCAGGAAGGTAACCACCTCTTGCAGCTCTTCTTTGGCCTCCTCGATCCCGGCTACATCGTCAAACTTGACGCCGGTTTTGGCTTCCATCTGGAAGCGGGCCCGCGACTTGCCGAAGTTCATCGCCTGTCCAGGACCGCCTGCTCCTCCGCCAGCGCGGCGCAGGAACAAGAACAACCCCCCCAGCAGCAGCACCGGGATGACCAGGTTGCCCAAGATCGCCCAGAAGGCGCTGCCATCGCGGGTGGGCACTACAGCCACCTCGATCCCCTGCTCGGTGAGGCGATCCACCAGTTGCGGCACGGTGTTGGGCAGCAGGTTGACCCGGTAGCGGGTGGAATGCTGCGTTTGTGGGTCAACAGCCGTCACTTCGGCTACCAGGTTGTTATCGAGGAGGCGCACATCGGTAACGCGACCCTCCTCGACATAGCGCAAGAAGCGGTCATAGGTGAGGGCAGAGGCCAGAGCGGCGTGGGCAGGAGCTAGGCCGGATCCCTGCCAGAGACAAAAGCCCAGCATGAGGGCAATTAGCCAGCGCTGGGGAGATAGAGGTTTGTTCATGGGGAAGGGGAACACCTGGTTATTAAAAGTCCTTCAACAAACTTAACCTGTCGCTCCCCCAAGATACAACCCTGCCGCACGAAATGCCCGGAATTGCGCTGGGAAGGGATCCCTGCAATCGGCGACTAGGCCGATTTGGGGGATCCCAGGGCATCCAGGCCGTAGACGCGCCGCCACATTTGGTCGGCCAGAGCGGCGGGCAGCAACCGCATCAGCCCCAGCGCCAGCTTGCCGCCCGTAAAAGCGGTGTAGCGGTCGGAAGGGTGGGGATCCGTCATGGCTCTCAGGATCGGCTCCACCACCTTCTCCACCGGCCAGGCCATTTTGTGGAACGAGCTGGCCAGCTCGGCAGCCTTGTCCAAGATCGCTTTGTAGGGGCCGTTGGGATTGACAACAGCAGCAAAGGTCTCTTCGGCCACGCGGCCAAACTCGGTGGCCACCGGCCCTGGCTCGATCACGATAACCTTGATGCCAAAAGGGGCCACTTCCACCCGCAGGGCGTCGCTGAGGGCCTCCACGGCGAACTTGGTGGCGCTGTAAACCCCACTGAAAGGCATCGACATCTGGCCGGCCACGGAGCTGAGGTTGAGGATGCGGCCGCTGCCCCGCTCCCGCATTTGGGGCAAGAGGGCGCGGGTGAGGGCGTGCAGACCAAACACATTCACCTCGAACTGCCGCCGCATCGCCGCCACATCCACCTCTTCCACCGGTCCCATTTGGCCGTAGCCGGCGTTGTTCACCAGGATGTCCACCCGGCCAAAGCGATCCAGGGCCTTTTGGGCCAGCGCCTCCACCTGGGCTGTATCGGCCATGTCGGTGGGCACCACCAGCGCTTCTGTCCCCTGCTTCTCCACCAAGTCCTTGACGTTTTGTAGCAGCTCCTCCCGGCGGGCCGCCAGCACCAAGCGGGCCCCGCGTTTGGCCGCTTCCAGGGCGACGGCCTTGCCAATGCCGGCAGAAGCGCCGGTAATCAGCACCACCTGATTGGCTAGTGAAAGCATGGCTTTCCTCTCTGCAAACTTTCTTCATCCTAGAGGGACTTCCGGGATCCCTGGAAAGAGGCAGCCTCGCTCCTTGGGCTGCGGTGCTGGGCCGCTGTTTCTAACTCAAGGGGTGCTCTGCCAGATGGATGGATCCCTGCGGCCCAGAAGCTGCTCAGACGGTTTTTCGCGCCCAAATTGCAGGGGGGGTTGGGAAAAGCGGTATGATCGATGGACAACTTGCTGGGACAAACTCCCTCGCTCGAGTGTACGCCTAGTCTAATGTCCTTGCCACAGGTACGAGGTGCAGTGACCGTAAGATATTTCCGCAGGCGGGCTAGCCGAGGCCGATCTTCCTTGCCGGAGGAGCGCTGGGCTCTCGCCGAGGCCTGCTTGGATCGATTGCTCAGAGTGGCGGAAGCCAACCTAAGGGCCAATTCCGAGCTGCGCCAACAGCAGCAGGAGCAGCAACGCCAACTGGAGGCCGAGCGGCGCCACAGCGAAGCCCTGCGCGATGCCACCGCCGATTTGCGCACCAGCGTCATGGAGTTGCGAGAGGGGCAAGCCCTTTGGCAAAACCAGGTGGACGAGCTGCGTACCTGTTTGCGAGAGTTGCTCAAGGAACAGAGCGAGCTGGTGCAGATCATCGCCCAGCAGCAGCACATCCTGAAGGACTGTAAGGAAGTCATCCGCGCCATTTTGGAGCAAATGCGGGATGACCACCGGGACTTCCGCTCCGCCATCGGCATTTTGCTGGAGGAACTGCACCAAACTGTGCGCTGCCTGGTTCTTAAGTCAGGTGGCACTCTCCCTAAGCCTGTCCGCCATCCCGAAGCGCCGGATCCCGGCTCCCAGCCGCCTGATTCTGCCTCGCCTGGGGATGGCTCTCTGTCCTAGCGATCCAGACTTCTGCTTTCCCCCAAAAGCTCCAGAGCTATCCAATCCCGCCCTCCGGCAGCCACTGCGGCCAAAACAGGCGCAACTCCCTAACCTGCTCCCCCTTGACCAACAGGGATCCGCCGCCGGACCGGCCTTGCAGGGGAATTTCCTCAGGAGAGAAGGAGTGTACCCGCTCGGACTCCGCGATCACATCCACTTGCAGATGGGGGTGCGCCGCCAGATCGGGGGGAAAACCCACCAAGCCCACCAAGCCATCCCCTTTGTTGGAGAAGTGAAAGGCCGACACGCCCACTTTACCCTGCTCCAGGATGGGGATCTCGCCCAGGGGTAGCCGCTTCAAATACCCCGACCGGCTGGCCAAAACTAAGATCCCTTGCGGGGGCAGCAGCGCCATACCGACGATCTGTTCTGTGCGCCCCAAACGTAGAGCTGGGGATCCCATAGCTGCCCGACCCATCAAGGGGATCTGTTCGGCGTCCAGCCGCAGCACCCGCCCGCCGGAGGTGGCCAGGACAACGCTGTAGCCTTGGTGGCCGGGATGCCAAAGGGCCGCCCAGCCCAGCTCGTCTCCTTCTTTGAGCTTCAAGACGGCGGCTCCCCGTTGGCTGAGGCCCACCAGCTCCGCCAAGGCCACCCGCTTGATCCGCCCCTGCCGGCTGAGCACCACCAAGCTGGCCTCGCCGGGAGAGTGCTCCGCACCGCTGACGCGAACGGGATCCAACGGGAAGGCGGCAACAATCGGCTCGGGGTTGGGGAGAAGGGTGACCAGAGGCACCCCCCGCGAGGAGCCGGTGCTGAGGGGGATCCCTTCGATGGGCACGGTGAAAGCCCTGCCGCTGGCGGTGAGCACCAAGATTGCCTGCTCTGGGGTCACGCATTCCAGGCTGACCAGGGTATCTTCTCCCAATTCCCGCTGCGCCGGGTTGCTGCGGGAGCGAGGCCCAGGCAGAGGCAGGCGGCGCACGTAGCCTTTGCGGGTGAGTTGCAGCAGAAAGCGGCTGTCTTCGCCGGCTTCGCCGCCGGGGATCTGGGCCGCCTCCGCTTCCAGTTCCGAGGCCGAGAGAATCTGGGTGCGCCGGGGATCCGCAAAGGTTTTTTTCAAGTGTCGCAGCTCTTTTTTCAGGTAATTCAAGAGCTTGCGGCGATCTTGCAGCAGTCCCTGCAGCTCGGCGATGCGGGCCTGCAGCTCGGCTTGCTCTTGATAGAGGCGCTCCCGCTCCAAGGTTGTCAGGCGGCGCAGGGGCATGGCCAAGATCGTCTCCGCCTGCTGGGAGGTGCAGCCCAAGCGGGTTTGCAGCTGGGCTTTGGCCGTGGCGCTATCGGGCGCTTGCCGCAGCAGGTCGATTACCCCTTCCAGATCGGCCAGGGCCAGCACCATCCCCGCCACCTCTTCGGCTTTGCGCTGTACCTGCTGCAGTTCGGCGCGAAACATCCGCTTGAGAGTGGCCTCGCGAAATTGCAAAAAGTGCTGCAAAATCTGCTTCAAGCTGAGCTGCTGGGGTTTTCCCTCCACCAAGGCCAACAGGATCACCCCAAAGGTGCTCTGCAAGGGGGTGAGCTTGTACAACTGCTGCAAAACCGCCTGCGGGTTGGCCTCCCGCTTCAGCTCCACCACCACGCGCATGCCGCTGCGATCCGACTCATCCCGCAAATCTGCGATGCCGCTGAGACGGTCTTGGGCGACCAGCTCGGCCACCTTCTCGAGCCAGGCAGCCTTGTTCACCTGATAGGGAAACTCGCTGATGATCAGGGCGGGCCGGCGGTGGCGTCCTCTGCCCGGCTGGATCTCCTCAAAGCGGGCCACTCCCCGCAGGGTGATGGAGCCGCGGCCGGTGAGGTAGGCCTCGCGGATCCCCTGGCCATCGACAATTTGGCCGCCGGTGGGAAAGTCCGGCCCCGGGATCCAGCGCAACAGCTCCTCAGGGCTGAGATCGGGCTCGTCGATCAAAGCCAGCAGGCCGTCCACCACTTCCCCCAGGTTGTGGGGCGGGATGTTGGTGGCCATGCCCACGGCAATGCCAGCAGAGCCGTTGAGCAGCAAGATGGGCAGGCGGGCCGGCAGGACGGTGGGCTCCGCCTGGGAGCCGTCGAAATTGGGCATAAAGTCCACAATTGCTTCGGAGATCCCCTGCAGAAGGGCTGTGTGGCTCAGCTCCGCCAGCCGAC
This window harbors:
- the dnaA gene encoding chromosomal replication initiator protein DnaA — protein: MDISLDRLWDEALGHLQVQLSRPTFEAWIKTARAESLVDNRLTISTPSEWARGWLQKHYASTITEVVQRVAGIPLQVEFSVAPQALVEEEAPSTAVASTSRKAGSFPASAPLGLEVSGSLPMRAPDLNPKYSFSRFVVGPNNRMAHAAALAVADKPGRAYNPLFLCGGVGLGKTHLMQAIGHYQLEANPRAKVFYVSTERFTNDLIDAIRRDSMQSFREHYRDVDILLVDDIQFIEGKEYTQEEFFHTFNTLHESGKQIVLAADRSPHLIPRLQERLCSRFSMGLIAEIQPPDIETRMAILKKKAEYEGMILPPEVIEYIATTYTSNIRELEGALIRAVAYVSISGLPMSVETIQPILNPPSEPKEITPDMIIDVVCEEFGVDRESLLGSSRKRDISQARQIAMFLMRHHTNLSLPKIGDYFGGKDHTTVLYSCEKVSQLQRENLQFERQLQNLAQRLRVMANSRNR
- a CDS encoding class I SAM-dependent methyltransferase; this encodes MLSSLSALPVHLYRCLSCGQEGLNLPPGREPGAAADRVYCPRCGQIYPITAFGAVDFLAAARDLPLTPAQAIAHLPGFAWGYDRLWRPWALSLLSGERFGSEREGQLLAELVGEADPVLDLGTAGGYWSRLLLARDPQRTVIGLDNATGVLAEAAQQAQPHWQRYSLVRARAEQLPLASGAFGAVISGATLNEVPLDPCLREVARVLKPGGVFVSMHSQQVQGWGQRVQQLLEATGLRFFSADQLRWHFAQVGLRLERYLSFGWVVFVQAVRL
- the ftsH gene encoding ATP-dependent zinc metalloprotease FtsH, with the protein product MNKPLSPQRWLIALMLGFCLWQGSGLAPAHAALASALTYDRFLRYVEEGRVTDVRLLDNNLVAEVTAVDPQTQHSTRYRVNLLPNTVPQLVDRLTEQGIEVAVVPTRDGSAFWAILGNLVIPVLLLGGLFLFLRRAGGGAGGPGQAMNFGKSRARFQMEAKTGVKFDDVAGIEEAKEELQEVVTFLKKPERFTAVGAKIPKGVLLVGPPGTGKTLLAKAIAGEAGVPFFSLSGSEFVEMFVGVGASRVRDLFKKAKENAPCIVFIDEIDAVGRQRGAGIGGGNDEREQTLNQLLTEMDGFEGNSGVIVIAATNRPDVLDAALLRPGRFDRQITVDRPSFKGRYEILRVHARNKKLAEEVSLEAIARRTPGFAGADLANLLNEAAILAARRQHKAITNQDIDDAIDRITIGLTKPPLLDGKSKRLIAYHECGHALLMTLLPHADPLNKVTIIPRSGGAGGFAQQLPNEEQIDSGMYSRAWLLDRVVVGFGGRAAEEIVFGYSEVTTGASNDLQQNTNLVRQMVTRFGMSELGPLMWDPPNNEIFLGGGWMNRVEYSEDVAAKIDRQVRQILESCYQRAKQILLEHRALLDRLADTLVERETLDGDEFRAIVAEYVPIPEKIGLPSPKTA
- a CDS encoding SDR family NAD(P)-dependent oxidoreductase, which codes for MLSLANQVVLITGASAGIGKAVALEAAKRGARLVLAARREELLQNVKDLVEKQGTEALVVPTDMADTAQVEALAQKALDRFGRVDILVNNAGYGQMGPVEEVDVAAMRRQFEVNVFGLHALTRALLPQMRERGSGRILNLSSVAGQMSMPFSGVYSATKFAVEALSDALRVEVAPFGIKVIVIEPGPVATEFGRVAEETFAAVVNPNGPYKAILDKAAELASSFHKMAWPVEKVVEPILRAMTDPHPSDRYTAFTGGKLALGLMRLLPAALADQMWRRVYGLDALGSPKSA
- a CDS encoding DNA gyrase/topoisomerase IV subunit A; the encoded protein is MTQQLTLDGLGSGSGGGSRLGRVIVTDLQGEMQRSYLEYAMSVIVGRALPDVRDGLKPVHRRILYAMHELGLTPDRPYRKCARVVGDVLGKYHPHGDQAVYDALVRMAQDFSSRYPLVAGHGNFGSVDDDPPAAMRYTECRLAELSHTALLQGISEAIVDFMPNFDGSQAEPTVLPARLPILLLNGSAGIAVGMATNIPPHNLGEVVDGLLALIDEPDLSPEELLRWIPGPDFPTGGQIVDGQGIREAYLTGRGSITLRGVARFEEIQPGRGRHRRPALIISEFPYQVNKAAWLEKVAELVAQDRLSGIADLRDESDRSGMRVVVELKREANPQAVLQQLYKLTPLQSTFGVILLALVEGKPQQLSLKQILQHFLQFREATLKRMFRAELQQVQRKAEEVAGMVLALADLEGVIDLLRQAPDSATAKAQLQTRLGCTSQQAETILAMPLRRLTTLERERLYQEQAELQARIAELQGLLQDRRKLLNYLKKELRHLKKTFADPRRTQILSASELEAEAAQIPGGEAGEDSRFLLQLTRKGYVRRLPLPGPRSRSNPAQRELGEDTLVSLECVTPEQAILVLTASGRAFTVPIEGIPLSTGSSRGVPLVTLLPNPEPIVAAFPLDPVRVSGAEHSPGEASLVVLSRQGRIKRVALAELVGLSQRGAAVLKLKEGDELGWAALWHPGHQGYSVVLATSGGRVLRLDAEQIPLMGRAAMGSPALRLGRTEQIVGMALLPPQGILVLASRSGYLKRLPLGEIPILEQGKVGVSAFHFSNKGDGLVGLVGFPPDLAAHPHLQVDVIAESERVHSFSPEEIPLQGRSGGGSLLVKGEQVRELRLFWPQWLPEGGIG